A single window of Vigna radiata var. radiata cultivar VC1973A chromosome 4, Vradiata_ver6, whole genome shotgun sequence DNA harbors:
- the LOC106759360 gene encoding acyl carrier protein 1, mitochondrial, which produces MAVRAAVLRHIRVPLQAVPRLQPWRAMSSHGDDHLSKEEVIQRVLAVVKDFPKVDPSKVTPDVHFQKDLGLDSLDNVEIVMALEEEFKLEIPDKEADKIDSCNLAIEYIANHPMAG; this is translated from the exons atggcAGTGAGGGCCGCCGTACTCCGCCACATTCGTGTGCCACTCCAAGCCGTTCCAAGACTTCAGCCATGGCGTGCCATGTCATCACACGGCGACGACCATCTCTCCAAAGAGGAGGTCATCCAAAGAGTCCTGGCCGTCGTCAAAGATTTCCCCAAAGTCGATCCTTCCAAG GTGACTCCAGATGTCCATTTTCAGAAGGATCTGGGTTTGGATAGCTTGGACAATGTGGAAATTGTAATGGCTCTGGAAGAGGAGTTCAAGTTAGAGATCCCAGACAAGGAAGCTGATAAAATTGACTCCTGTAATCTTGCTATTGAGTATATTGCCAATCATCCCATGGCTGGTTAA
- the LOC106759359 gene encoding probable purine permease 11 isoform X2 yields MIAPGTMSELAFNKYKRCQWWFLVALSIGFLIIGQSAAVILGRFYYDQGGNSKWMATLVQTAAFPLLFIPLYTIPSPAETSTSVSSSIKVIVLIYFCLGVLIAADNMMYSTGLLYLSASTYSLICASQLAFNAVFSYFINAQKFTLLIINSTVVLTFSASLLAINEDSQEPSGLSQGKYLIGFLCTLGASAAYSLLLSLMQLTFEKVLKKETFSVVLEMQIYTSLVATGAAVIGLFASGEWRTMHGEMESFGKGQVAYVMTLVWTAIAWQVCSVGVVGLIFLVSSLYSNVISTVSLAVTPIAAVIVFHDKMNGVKIISMLLALWGFASYIYQNYLDDAKARRAQAHSQNDSAC; encoded by the coding sequence ATGATTGCACCTGGAACAATGTCTGAATTagcatttaataaatataagcGATGTCAATGGTGGTTTCTTGTGGCACTCAGTATAGGCTTTCTTATCATAGGCCAATCTGCTGCTGTTATCCTTGGAAGATTTTATTATGATCAGGGTGGAAATAGTAAATGGATGGCTACTCTAGTTCAAACTGCTGCCTTCCCACTCTTGTTCATTCCATTATATACAATTCCTTCACCTGCAGAGACTTCAACTTCTGTTTCATCTTCCATCAAAGTTattgttttgatatatttttgtctaGGAGTCTTAATTGCTGCCGATAATATGATGTACTCCACTGGACTGTTGTACCTCTCGGCTTCTACATACTCGCTGATTTGTGCATCACAATTAGCCTTTAATGCagttttctcatattttatcaaTGCTCAAAAGTTCACACTTTTGATTATAAACTCTACAGTGGTTCTCACTTTCTCTGCTTCTCTCCTTGCTATTAACGAGGACTCACAGGAACCATCAGGTCTTTCTCAGGGAAAGTACCTTATTGGTTTCCTATGTACCCTTGGAGCTTCTGCAGCGTACTCTCTTTTGCTTTCCCTCATGCAACTGACATTTGAGAAGGTTCTGAAGAAGGAAACTTTTTCTGTTGTTTTGGAAATGCAAATCTACACTTCTCTTGTTGCCACTGGTGCTGCTGTAATAGGCCTATTTGCAAGTGGGGAATGGCGTACTATGCATGGAGAAATGGAGAGTTTTGGGAAAGGACAGGTTGCTTATGTAATGACTTTGGTTTGGACAGCAATAGCCTGGCAGGTATGCTCTGTTGGTGTTGTTGGCTTGATCTTCCTAGTATCTTCTCTCTACTCCAACGTTATCAGCACTGTCTCTTTAGCTGTTACTCCTATTGCTGCAGTTATAGTTTTTCATGATAAGATGAATGGGGTGAAGATAATTTCTATGCTTTTGGCTCTATGGGGTTTTGCCTCTTACATCTATCAGAACTATCTTGATGATGCAAAGGCAAGACGTGCACAAGCTCACTCTCAGAATGATTCTGCTTGTTGA
- the LOC106759359 gene encoding probable purine permease 11 isoform X1, producing MTDNEEPMIAPGTMSELAFNKYKRCQWWFLVALSIGFLIIGQSAAVILGRFYYDQGGNSKWMATLVQTAAFPLLFIPLYTIPSPAETSTSVSSSIKVIVLIYFCLGVLIAADNMMYSTGLLYLSASTYSLICASQLAFNAVFSYFINAQKFTLLIINSTVVLTFSASLLAINEDSQEPSGLSQGKYLIGFLCTLGASAAYSLLLSLMQLTFEKVLKKETFSVVLEMQIYTSLVATGAAVIGLFASGEWRTMHGEMESFGKGQVAYVMTLVWTAIAWQVCSVGVVGLIFLVSSLYSNVISTVSLAVTPIAAVIVFHDKMNGVKIISMLLALWGFASYIYQNYLDDAKARRAQAHSQNDSAC from the exons ATGACGG ACAATGAAGAACCGATGATTGCACCTGGAACAATGTCTGAATTagcatttaataaatataagcGATGTCAATGGTGGTTTCTTGTGGCACTCAGTATAGGCTTTCTTATCATAGGCCAATCTGCTGCTGTTATCCTTGGAAGATTTTATTATGATCAGGGTGGAAATAGTAAATGGATGGCTACTCTAGTTCAAACTGCTGCCTTCCCACTCTTGTTCATTCCATTATATACAATTCCTTCACCTGCAGAGACTTCAACTTCTGTTTCATCTTCCATCAAAGTTattgttttgatatatttttgtctaGGAGTCTTAATTGCTGCCGATAATATGATGTACTCCACTGGACTGTTGTACCTCTCGGCTTCTACATACTCGCTGATTTGTGCATCACAATTAGCCTTTAATGCagttttctcatattttatcaaTGCTCAAAAGTTCACACTTTTGATTATAAACTCTACAGTGGTTCTCACTTTCTCTGCTTCTCTCCTTGCTATTAACGAGGACTCACAGGAACCATCAGGTCTTTCTCAGGGAAAGTACCTTATTGGTTTCCTATGTACCCTTGGAGCTTCTGCAGCGTACTCTCTTTTGCTTTCCCTCATGCAACTGACATTTGAGAAGGTTCTGAAGAAGGAAACTTTTTCTGTTGTTTTGGAAATGCAAATCTACACTTCTCTTGTTGCCACTGGTGCTGCTGTAATAGGCCTATTTGCAAGTGGGGAATGGCGTACTATGCATGGAGAAATGGAGAGTTTTGGGAAAGGACAGGTTGCTTATGTAATGACTTTGGTTTGGACAGCAATAGCCTGGCAGGTATGCTCTGTTGGTGTTGTTGGCTTGATCTTCCTAGTATCTTCTCTCTACTCCAACGTTATCAGCACTGTCTCTTTAGCTGTTACTCCTATTGCTGCAGTTATAGTTTTTCATGATAAGATGAATGGGGTGAAGATAATTTCTATGCTTTTGGCTCTATGGGGTTTTGCCTCTTACATCTATCAGAACTATCTTGATGATGCAAAGGCAAGACGTGCACAAGCTCACTCTCAGAATGATTCTGCTTGTTGA